From the genome of Candidatus Desulfarcum epimagneticum:
CGGCGCCGAAGCCCTTGACAGACCCTGTACCACATTTTTTAACCCGCCGCAAAGCTTAAAAATTTCCGTCTTCCACTAAGGGTTCGCTGAAAAATTAGTTATTTTTGAGCGAGCCCTTAGTTTCCCCTTTGTTTTTTCGAGGAGGGGCTTTTGGGTTTGACAGGATGCGGGAAACCCGATAAAATCGCGGTTCAATCGGTTTTAAAAAAACGACCCGAACAGCGGGCAAAAGCGGACAGCGAAAGGAGGCGCGTGATGAACATCAAACGATTCGTATGGGCGGCCATCGCGGTGTTTTTGGGGTTTCAGGTCACCGATCCCATCATCCACATGGTGATTTTGGGAAAAACCTACCAGTCCATGCCCGCCATGTGGCGGCCCGGCATGGAGTCCATGATGTGGATCATGCATGCCGGGGGGCTGGTCATGGCCTTTTTGTTCGTCTATATCTTTTTCAAGGGCTATGAAAACAAAGGAATCGGGGAGGGCGTTCGCTTCGGCCTGGTTTTAGGCCTTTTCGCCAACATCCCCTACGCCTTTTACTCCTACGTCATCTATCCCCTTCCGTTCTCTTTGTGCGCGCAGTGGTTTGTTTATGGCATGATCCAGTTCGTCATCTGCGGCGTCATCGCCGCCGCCGTTTACCGGCCGGCCGATTCCTGACACGGCGGCGCGCGTTCCCCGGGGCGGGCCTTCGGGCCCGCCTTCCTTCAAGCGTAACGCTCCTTTCCGATCTTATGGTTTTTCACGCACACCATGCAGTAGGCGATCACCAGAAGCAGAATGGCGACAGAGCCCGTGAGCAGATGCTCGTGGCTCACCACCATGTGCCGGATGATGGACGTGACGCCGATGTAGATCACGTATCGTAAGGGAAAATGGAAATGCTCCCGGAAATACTTGATGGAAAGCAGCATGAACTCAATGGCCAGGATGGCGTTGGAGATATGCAGGAAAGAGATGCTTGACGTGACGATCCTTTCGGATTGACTCGCCGGCTCAGACAAAAACGTCAGAAGCTCCATCAGCTCACGGATCGCCACAGCGCCTGAAAGCGCCGTCACCCCCAGCATAATGACGCCCACAAACGCCTGTATGACGTTGGGGATGACTTTTTGGACGGCGATGTTGAATTTTTTTGAGGCATTCAAAATAAAGGGTGTCTCCTTAAATGTGATTTTTCAGGCGCCGGCGCTCCCCGGCCCGCCGCTTCACAGGGGCAGCTCATCCACAGACGCGAACATCGGCTCGTGCAGGGGGATGAGGATGTCGGCCGCCTCCTTGACTTTTTTCATGATGTCGTAGGCCTCGTACACGTTCACATGGGTCCCGGGCGGCGTCACGTCCATCTCCATGGCCCGGATTTCCACCGGCGGCTCAAAGTTTTCCATGATCACGCAAAACCCCGTGATGGCGGCTTTGCCCTTCCCGGTGTCCACAAAGACGGTGAGGCCCCCCTCGGTGTGGGCCGGGGTGCGCATGACGCGGATTCCCGGGACGATCTCCATGTCGCCGGACACGGTTTTGATCTGGCCGTTCTCCTCGATCTCCAGGATATAGTCCTCCAGGTACCGGTAGTCCAGGGGGTGGGGGGCGTGGATCCGCTCCAGCTCCTTTTCATGGATGTAAAATTCGGCGTTGACGCACTGGTAGTCGTTCTCACAGTGATCATTGTGCAGATGGGTGTGGATCACGATGTCGATGTCGGCGGGCGTCAGCCCCCATTTTTCAAGCCCCTGCTCAAACGTGTGAATTTTTCCCCCGATGGCCTTTTCCCGGTCGGCGGATTGGATGGGCCGCATTTCCCCGGTGTCCACCAGGATGTTTCGGCCCGTCCCCTGGATGAGCCAGGAGTAGATGGGGATGGTGTAAGGGGTTCCCCCCCCGTGCTGATAGGTCATCATGGTTTTGTCGAAAATCTTGGTTCCGCACACAATGGGATGTATTTTGCAAAGGCTCATGGGCGTTTTCCTCCAAAGATGGCGCGAGCAGGGTTTTCATTCGTCATAAAAGTCCGTCCATATCAACATAAAAGTTGATTATTTTCAACTTTTGTTTTAGAGTGCCCCTTTTAAAAAAAATAAAAAGGAGCATGGCATTATGAAAGTTCTTAAGGTGGATCATCTTGGAGTGGCGGTGGAAAGCATTGAGCAGGGAAAAAATTTTTGGAAAGACACCCTGGGGCTTGAATTCGAGGGCCTGGAGACGGTGGCCCCCCAGAAGGTCACCACCGCCTTTTTCCCTGTGGGGGAAAGCGAGGTGGAGCTTTTGGAGTCCACCTCCCCGGACGGTCCGGTGGCCGGCTTTCTGAAAAAAAAGGGAGAGGGCATCCATCATGTGGCCTTTCGCGTGGAAAACCTTGAGGCGTCCCTGGCCGAGCTGAAGGAAAAGGGCGTTCGCTTAATCGACGAGACCCCCCGGAAAGGGGCCGGAGGCGCCAAAATCGCCTTTATTCATCCCAAGGCCACCAACGGCGTTTTAGTGGAGCTTTGCGAGCGATAGCCCCTGGATTTTGAACACACACGAAGGAGAGATTTATGTCTGTGAAACCCTACGATGAGAAATGGAAGGAGCTGGCTGAAAAACAGCTCAAGGGAAAGCCGGTGGAGTCCCTTGAATGGATGACCCCGGAAGGCATTCGGGTCAAGCCCCTTTACACCGCCGGGGATCTGGAGGAAATGGAGCACATGGGGGGCCTGCCGGGGCTGAATCCCTATGCCCGGGGGCCCATGGCCACCATGTACGCGGGCCGGAAGTGGACCATCCGCCAGTACGCCGGGTTTTCCACCGCCAAAGAGTCCAACGCCTTTTACAGGCGGAATCTCGCGGCCGGTCAGAAGGGGCTTTCCGTGGCCTTTGACCTGGCCACCCACCGGGGGTACGACTCGGATCATCCCCGGGTGGCCGGCGACATCGGAAAGGCCGGGGTGGCCATCGACTCCGTGGAGGACATGAAGATTCTTTTCGACGGCATTCCCCTGGACAAAATGAGCGTGTCCATGACCATGAACGGCGCCGTGCTTCCCATCCTGGCCGGCTACATCGTGGCCGCCGAGGAGCAGGGGGTTGGGCCTGAGAAACTCGCCGGCACGATTCAAAACGACATCTTGAAGGAATACCTCACCCGAAACACCTATATTTATCCGCCGACGCCCTCCATGCGCATCGTGTCCGACATCATCGGATACTGCTCCAAAAACATGCCCCGGTACAACACGGTGAGCATCAGCGGCTATCACATGATGGAGGCGGGCGCCAACTCGGTGCTGCAGACCGCCTTCACCCTGGCCGACGGTCTGGAATATGTCAAGGCGGCCATCGCGGCGGGCATGGATGTGGACACCTTCGCGCCCCGGCTGTCGTTTTTCTTCGGGGTGGGCATGAACTTTTTCATGGAGATCGCCATGTTAAGGGCCGCCCGCTTCCTGTGGAGCCGGATCATGTCCCGGTTTGAGCCGAAAAATCCCAAGTCCACCATGCTCAGGACCCATGTCCAGACATCGGGGTGGAGCCTGACCGAGCAGGACCCGTACAACAATATCATCCGCACCACCCTGGAATGCCTGGCCGCGGCCCTGGGGGGAACCCAGTCCCTTCACACCAACTCCTTTGACGAGGCCGTGGGCCTGCCCACGGATTTTTCCGCCCGGATCGCGAGAAACACCCAGATCGTGGTCCAGGAGGAGTCCCAGGTCTGCCGGGTCGTCGATCCTTTGGGCGGCTCCTATTATGTGGAGGCTTTGACCGACGGCATTATCCGGGAGGCGGGCAAGATCATCCAGGAAGTGGAGGACATGGGCGGAATGGCCAAGGCCATTGAGACGGGGATGCCCAAGCTCAGAGTCGAGGAGTCGGCGGCCCGGAAACAGGCCCGGATCGACCAGGGGCTGGATGTCATCGTGGGGGTCAACAAATACCGGATCGAGGATGAGCCCCTCAAGGACATCCTGGAGGTGCCCGAGCAGGTGAGAGAGGATCAGATCGCCCGGCTCAAGGAGATCAAGGCCCAAAGGGACAGCGACGCCGTCAAAAAGGCGCTGGACGCGGTGACCCGCGCCGCTGAGACCGACCAGAACCTTCTGGAGGCCTGCGTTCCGGCGGTTCGGGCCCGGGCCACCGTGGGCGAGATCTCGGACGCGGTGGAAAAGGTTTTCGGCCGTTTTGAGGCCGACACCCGCTGCATCTCAGGCATCTACGCATCGGAATAC
Proteins encoded in this window:
- a CDS encoding MBL fold metallo-hydrolase, with amino-acid sequence MSLCKIHPIVCGTKIFDKTMMTYQHGGGTPYTIPIYSWLIQGTGRNILVDTGEMRPIQSADREKAIGGKIHTFEQGLEKWGLTPADIDIVIHTHLHNDHCENDYQCVNAEFYIHEKELERIHAPHPLDYRYLEDYILEIEENGQIKTVSGDMEIVPGIRVMRTPAHTEGGLTVFVDTGKGKAAITGFCVIMENFEPPVEIRAMEMDVTPPGTHVNVYEAYDIMKKVKEAADILIPLHEPMFASVDELPL
- the yliK gene encoding methylmalonyl-CoA mutase (Evidence 2a : Function from experimental evidences in other organisms; PubMedId : 1355087; Product type e : enzyme) is translated as MSVKPYDEKWKELAEKQLKGKPVESLEWMTPEGIRVKPLYTAGDLEEMEHMGGLPGLNPYARGPMATMYAGRKWTIRQYAGFSTAKESNAFYRRNLAAGQKGLSVAFDLATHRGYDSDHPRVAGDIGKAGVAIDSVEDMKILFDGIPLDKMSVSMTMNGAVLPILAGYIVAAEEQGVGPEKLAGTIQNDILKEYLTRNTYIYPPTPSMRIVSDIIGYCSKNMPRYNTVSISGYHMMEAGANSVLQTAFTLADGLEYVKAAIAAGMDVDTFAPRLSFFFGVGMNFFMEIAMLRAARFLWSRIMSRFEPKNPKSTMLRTHVQTSGWSLTEQDPYNNIIRTTLECLAAALGGTQSLHTNSFDEAVGLPTDFSARIARNTQIVVQEESQVCRVVDPLGGSYYVEALTDGIIREAGKIIQEVEDMGGMAKAIETGMPKLRVEESAARKQARIDQGLDVIVGVNKYRIEDEPLKDILEVPEQVREDQIARLKEIKAQRDSDAVKKALDAVTRAAETDQNLLEACVPAVRARATVGEISDAVEKVFGRFEADTRCISGIYASEYRESDVIDAIRKRTDAFESKHGRRPRMLVTKMGQDGHDRGIKVVATAYADMGFDIDIGPMFQTPEEAARMAIENDAHMVGASSLAAGHKTLVPELIRQLKLNGAEDILVVAGGVIPPGDYPFLHDAGVVEIFGPGTSLTESAGRSLDALEKALS
- a CDS encoding putative Protein PsiE homolog (Evidence 3 : Putative function from multiple computational evidences), yielding MNASKKFNIAVQKVIPNVIQAFVGVIMLGVTALSGAVAIRELMELLTFLSEPASQSERIVTSSISFLHISNAILAIEFMLLSIKYFREHFHFPLRYVIYIGVTSIIRHMVVSHEHLLTGSVAILLLVIAYCMVCVKNHKIGKERYA
- a CDS encoding Methylmalonyl-CoA epimerase translates to MKVLKVDHLGVAVESIEQGKNFWKDTLGLEFEGLETVAPQKVTTAFFPVGESEVELLESTSPDGPVAGFLKKKGEGIHHVAFRVENLEASLAELKEKGVRLIDETPRKGAGGAKIAFIHPKATNGVLVELCER
- a CDS encoding conserved membrane hypothetical protein (Evidence 4 : Unknown function but conserved in other organisms); amino-acid sequence: MGLTGCGKPDKIAVQSVLKKRPEQRAKADSERRRVMNIKRFVWAAIAVFLGFQVTDPIIHMVILGKTYQSMPAMWRPGMESMMWIMHAGGLVMAFLFVYIFFKGYENKGIGEGVRFGLVLGLFANIPYAFYSYVIYPLPFSLCAQWFVYGMIQFVICGVIAAAVYRPADS